Part of the Carnobacterium pleistocenium FTR1 genome is shown below.
CGGTAGTCGGATATGCAGACGACGTTATCCTACCGATTCTTTTCCTAGTTGCTAATAAACTCCTTTCAGAGGATCTACAACCTAATACGCCTCAAGTAAGAAAAGAAGCTGAAAAGGTTTAACAACTGAATTAGAAAAAAATAAATCCTGGAGTAATTCTAGTCTTACAGCACGTTCAAACCTTGCTTTTCCACGGAAAAGCAAGGTTTATTTGGTTTACTTATCTATGAAACTAACTTTCATAGATAAGTAAGAAACGTTTTGTTGTCACTCCGCCGTGAAGAGTCATTTCATAGATATGTAGCTTCACTTTATACTCCAACTCTTCCATCAAGGATTAGTTGGAGTATAAATGAAAACGATTGCTTAATTTGGTTTTTTTTAGTACGCTTTTTGTAAAGCGATAAGATGTTATTTTTAAGACTGTATTAGAGCAACTAAGTGAGAATGAGAGGAAGTTCAAAAAATGAATAAATTTAAAGCATTATGGGCTGATGTAATTGAAGAAGGAAAAGTTGTAACGAAGGTGAAATTATTATCAAAAGATGATTTACCACCAGGAGAAGTCCTTATCAAGGTACATTATTCTGGTGTGAATTACAAAGATGCACTTGCAGCGACAAATAGTAAAAACGGAGTTATTCGCTCTTATCCAATCGTTCCGGGAATTGATCTGAGCGGCGAGGTAGTAGAGTCTACAACAGAAGATTATTCAGTTGGCGAGAAGGTCATTGTAACGAGTTATGGTTTAGGAATAAACCATTTGGGTGGCTTTAGTGAGTATGCTCGTGTTCCAAAAGAATGGGTAGTGAAATTGCCACAAGGTCTCAGTTTAAAAGAAGCAATGATTATCGGAACAGCTGGCTTTACAGCTGGGCAATCTGTTCAGGCCCTTGAGAAAAATGGATTAGAAAAAGCAATGCTTCCCGTTCTTGTGAGAGGCGCTACTGGAGGGGTCGGCAGTATGGCTGTTCAGATCCTCTCAAAATTAGGTTACCCTGTTGAAGCTGAATCACGTAAAAAAGCAGAACAGCAAGATTACTTAGTGGCTATTGGTGCGGATAAAGTTATTCACCCAGACGAGTCGCATTTAGAAAAACGAAAGCCATTAAGCAAGCAAAGATGGCAAGCAGTAATAGATCCAGTTGGTGGAGAGTATCTTTCTGATTATCTTGCTCAACTTGCTTCAAATGGTGGAGTTGCTTTAAGTGGAAATGCGGGAGGAATAAAATTTGAGGCTACTGTTTTGCCATTTATTTTACGAGGTATCGATATCTATGGAATTAATTCAGTAGATTTTAATTTGACCGAACGAATAGCATTGTGGAATCGTCTTGCAACAGATATGAAACCTGAACAGTTAGAACGTATGATTGATCACCAAGTCACACTCGAAGAATTACCAAAATCTTTTGCTAAGATTATGGCGGGTGAAATGAAAGGAAGAACGTTGGTTAAAATAGTTTAACTTTGGCAGAGAAAATAATTTAATGGTAGGTCATCTATACTAAAAACTATAAAACCTTTTTTGTTTATTATTAGATGAAATACCTTTATTTTTAAGTATAAATCAAATCCTTTGAAATTTTTATCTGTTTTTTCTATTCTTAAGGCGTACTACAAATAAATGAAAGAGGAGATGTTAGGATGAGTCAAAAATTTGATGAATTGAAACAAAAACTCAAAAGTGTAGACAAAGAAAAAGCAGGACAATTAATAAAAGAAGTAAAAAGAGCTCATGAAGATGGTTCTATTGATAAAAATGAAAAAAAGGAATTAATGGACGAAGCTAAAAAAACGGTTGGCGGTAATCCTTTAGGCGGATTAGGAAAATAGTAATAAGAATGTTTAAAAGTCTGATACAGTAATGACTTTTAAAAGCAAAAGTTCTTACTACGCAATCAATTAGCTAGTTTGAGTTCAGCGATTTACTGGACATAAGCTAGCTAATGCTACTTTTAATAAAAAGTTATCACCATAATTAGAAGTGTTTTTCAGATATTCACAATGAATTTCTTTCCATGGTACACTTTTTTTTGTATCGAATTTTTGTTTGGTAACTAGCGAGTATAATAGTAAACTTGAATAAATATAAAAGAAAATCAAATCAAAATAATCATCTATGTTGCATTTCTTACATGGATGATTTTATTTATTTTCAATAATTATTAAATAAAGGCATATAATTTGAAGTTCTTCAATGGACACTTTAAGATAGTTTTATTCTACGAATAGAGGAGAGAGATAATGACAGATAAAGAATTAGAAAACCCATTAAAACAATTTTTTGCAGATGATTTTCCAAAACAATATCAAGAACCTCCTGCCTTACAGAATAAAATGGAACCTCGTCCAGATTGTGGTGAAGAATCTTATAAGGGTAATGAGCAATTAGTTGGACGAAAAGCTTTGATAACAGGAGGAGACTCTGGTATAGGTCGGGCTGCAGCTATTGCATATGCGCGTGAAGGTGCCGACATAGCATTAAATTATCTTCCAGAAGAGTAGTCAGATGCTGAGGAAGTTAAGCAGTTAGTTGAAGCAGAGGGACGAAAAATAGTTCTTATTCCTGGTGATTTAAGTGATGAGGTTTTTTGTAAGCAATTAGTTGATAAAGCATACAATGAACTTGGCGGGTTAGATATCTTAGCCTTAATTGCAGGCAAACAACAAGCTGTTAAAGATATTGCTGATATTACAACAGAACAATTACGTCAAACATTTGAAATTAATGTATTCTCTCTTTTTTGGGTCATCAAAGCTGCTTTACCGTATCTTCCAGAAGGTTCTACAATCATCACAACATCTTCTGTGCAAGGGTATAATCCAAGCGCAAATTTATTGGATTATGCAGCAACTAAATTTGCCATTAACGGATTCAGCCGTGGTTTAGCAAAACAACTAGCACCCAAAGGGATTCGAGTTAACGTTGTAGCTCCAGGACCTATTTGGACACCATTGCAAATTTCTGGTGGACAGCCAAGTGAAGCTATTCCAACGTTTGGTCAAGAAGCGCCATTAAAACGTGCTGGTCAACCGGTAGAACTTTCAGACGTTTATGTTTTCTTAGCTTCTGAAAAATCTAGCTATGTCACAGCTCAAATTTACGGTGTAACAGGCGGTATCGAGTTAGCTTAGTAACGTGAAATTAAATAAAAAGGTAGTATGGTCTTATTCTAATGACCATACTACCTTTTTATTATTCTGTTACTTCTTTTTTATAAAAAATGTCCCAATAAAATTTACCCAATCCTATGTTTTTAAGGGTAATCACGCAACTTTTTCTTAAATTTTTATCTTTATGTTCGGTCATACTATAGTAGGGTAACTTATTTTTAAGTTCAGCTATTAAGGGATCATTTACATTTTCTGAATTTACTAAGAGAAACAATGAAGAAAGAGTCAATTGAATATGGTAATTTTTTAATACACTTGTATCGATTGAAGAGTCTTGGGATAATAAATCAATGGCTTTTTCTAGGACCTTTAATCCTGTTAATTTTTCTTTGTGCTTTAAAACATTTACTGGCAAATGGTGACTAATAGGTCTTCATAAAACTCACTGTCCTGATCAAAAGAAAGACCAGTGTTTTTAGCCACGGAAAGATTGCTGCTTTCTATATGAATGACTTTAAAGCGAGAGTCAGATTTAGTGAATTTCCTACAAATTTCACTGCTTTTATCAATGGAACCATTATCAATTAAGATAACTTGTAAATTGCGATACGTTTGCCCTTTGATACTGTGTAGGCATTTAGGTAATGATTTTTCAACATTTTGAACGGATACAATAATTGAAATCATAGCGTTTCCTCCTAATAGGAATGTTTTGAAAATAGAATAGGTTCTATTAAAGCATGAAAACGCCAAATCTATGTATCGGGTTACAATGAGTCTACGATTTTAATCTCTTTTGTTGACTAATGGAATCTATCCTGCTAAATTGAAAGAAATATCTAAGTCGAGAATTGGCATATCTAAATTTAGCTGTCCATTCATCTAAATTTAGACAGAAGCAAGCATTTTCCTCTAATCGATAATCAACTAATAGAAAGAAGAATGAAAAGTGAATACATTTTCTCAAGCATCATCCATAGAAGAAGTTTTACAGGTTATAAAAGAGAACACTCTTGTTTTTGTTTATATTTCAAGAGAAAATTGTGGTGTTTGTCATGCTGTTCAACCACGAGTACAAGAGATGCTAAAAGAATTCCCATCTATTAAACCTATTCAAGTCAGTGCAGATGATATTCCCGAAGTTGCCAGCCAATTCACAGTATTCACTGTTCCAGCATTATTGCTATTCGCTGAAGGAAAAGAAGTGATTCGCGAAGCTCGGTTTGTTGTAATGGATGACCTGCATAAGAATTTCCAGCGAGTTGTTGAAAATAGTTAAATCAATTAGCCTCACCTTCTAGACTCTGTTAGAGCAGCTATAAGGTGGGGCTAGTTTGTTCGGATGATTATTTTTATTTGGAACGAATCATGCGCTTTAAAGATTGGGGATTGGTCGGTGGATCACTCAAAATAGCACGAACAGCAGCTAAATCTGGTACATGTTTGATCCGTGTTTTGCCTGAAATTTTATCCGGATAAAAAGCACTATTACCAGCAGCCCAGATAGAGGGATCCTTGGTACGCAAGTATTCATCAACAGAAACACCATCGTCTGTTTTAAGACCGGTTTGTTCAGCTAACGATACACGAGGGGAGACCCCTAAGCCGATAACGAACGCATCCCCTTCTACTGTAGACCCATCATCAAGATGAAGAGTAGTATTGATTTCCGTCGTTCCTGAGGGAGTATTGTTATCGAGGGTCTTGTACGCCTGGTTCATCACTGAAATCATCTACGAGAATAACAATAGAACCGCTATTAATATCCTCTTTATAATCACTCAATACAGCTTCATCCACTTCGTAACCATCATCCATTTCGTCATAACTGTCATCTGTTGTGTCTACGTTTGCATTTTCAGCTTCGTCATCACTCATTGTAAAGATACCTTTCACCTTGTCCATGAATGATTCATCTTCGCTACCATCATTGTCAGCGTGCTCAATAGAGACACCCACATCTAAATCATTGGGTAAGTTATCAGCAGTTTCTCTGTTTGTGACAAGTGTGATCAATTTTCTGTCATAGCCTTCAGCCACCACTTCGTCAACGGCGATTCTAGCTTCTTCTAAAGTGAGGTAACTTCCTTTTACAAATTTCATAATATTCTATTCCTCCCTAAGATTAATTTGTTTGACTCATGGTTATTATATAAAAGTTAAGGAAATTAAAGCAAAAAAAAGAGCTTAGGAAAAGGGAATCTAAAAAAATAGGAGTATGAATGTAGAAGCATTCAAAGTTCTAATGATAGCTAAAAAGTTTAATAAAAATTATTTGGCTATCTAAAAACGTAGGTATATGTTTTTTAGAAGCAAGAAACCCTTTTAAGGTAAAATGATTTCAAGAGGTACATAAAAAAACTAAAAGAATAACAGTCAAGTTTATTTAAACTATTGGTTTTAAAAGCACAGTCAACGACAGTTTCAAAAAAGATATCTACTTTCTTAAACAAATGGTTATAAAAATATGAAAGCAATCATTTTTTTTACTAGACCAGATAAAGTATACTGTTAACAAGGTTAGCAATTCGGTTGCTGATGAAAAAAAGTGATAATTAATTATGAGGTGGAATAGATGTTTATAGATAGAAGGTTAACGGAAGCTTATAAAAAAGCTAGAGTAGAAGAGTTTGATGAGAATTCTAAATATATATTTTTTAGCGATGTTCATCGCGGAAATGGAAATATAACAGATGAGTTTACGCGAAATCGAAATGTTTTTCTGCATGCTCTAAAGTATTATTATAAAAATGAGTTTACTTATATTGAAGCTGGAGATGGTGATGAACTGTTAGAGTATTCTGATTTTACTTTCACAAAAAATGCACATAGTGAAGTGTATAATGTCATTAAAAATTTTTTTGATGATGGTCGATTAATAAAATTGTATGGCAACCATGATATTGCTTTAAAAAATCCGAAGTTTGTGAAAGAAAATTATTACACAAATTACGATGAATACACTGAAGAATTTTTTGATTTCTTAAAAGGAATCAAACCGATTGAAGCACTGGTATTGAGATACAAAAAAACAGGACAAGAAATTTTGACCGTACATGGCCACCAAGGTGATGCGCCAAATGATCAATTTGCTTTTTTCACTATGTTATCATTGAAATTCTTTTGGCGTTTTCTGCATGGATTTGGTATTCGAAATCCCACAAGTCCAGTGAAAAATGTAGCAAAACGGCATAAAATTGAAAGGAACTTCAACAAATGGATCACAAAGAATAAGATAATGCTTATTTGCGGTCACACACATCGATTTAAATATCCAAAAAATAAAGATCTTCCATATTTTAACACCGGTTGCTGTGTCTATCCCACGAGCATTACGGGAATTGAAATAAAAGAAGGTAAAGTCCAGTTGATAAGATGGGAAACTCAAGTAAGTGCAAAAGGTGTTTTAATCATTCAAAAAGATATCATGCGAGGACCGGAACCAATTGAAGAATTTGATATGACGTTGGAAGGCTGGAATAAAAATAATAGTAAGATATAAATGTAATGAACACGAAGATAAAGTTTTATACTATTTAGTTGTGGTGAATTATCTTGGTACACGGATACCAACGCCTTTAGTTAATGATTAGAAATAACTATTAACTAAAAATGTCGTGTTTTGATTTTTTATGTAAACAAGAGTATACTGTTAAAAGTGAAAACACAACGTATAATAAAGGGATTACCTTATTATACGTTGTGTTTATTCTGTAGCTTCCTAACATTAAATTATTAAGTGATCGAAGCGTTATAAATTTGTTTAATCGATTCTTTTAACGATGCATTGTACTCCTCACTTGACTGACCAGCGCTTAACCCCTCAGATAAGGCTCTTGAAAAACTAGCAACTAAACCATGGTTACGTGTTAATGCTTCATTAGCTTTTTCGCGGGTATAACCACCAGAAAGAGCTACTACTCGTATAACTTTTGGATGATCAATCAATTCTTTATAAAAATCATCGATGGTTGGAATCGATAATTTCAACATGACATTTTCTGATTCGCTCAAAGTATCTAGCTGAGCCAAAATCTCATCTTTCAAAAGGGTTTCAGACTGTTCCTTATCTTTACTATTAATATCCACTTCTGGTTCAATAATTGGAACAAGTCCGGCTGCAATGATTTGTTTGCCGACTTCAAATTGTTGGGTAACCACTTTTTTAATGGCTTCAGGATTAGCTTCTTTAATCAACGAACGCATTTTTGTTCCAAATATGTGACGTTCGTTAGCTCTTTTTAATAATTCATCGAGGTCAGGGTTAGGTTTCATTAACTGAACACCATCTGTTTCCTCCGCTAATCCTTTATCAATTTTCAAGAATGGGACTACACCTTTTTTCTCCCATAAGTAATCGGCTGTATAAAGGCCTTCAACTTTGCGATCCATTGTTTGTTCAAATAAAATAGCACCTAAGATTGTATCAGAATTAAAAGCTGGAGAAGTCATTAGACGAGTTCGCATATCATGGACTAAATCAAACATTTCAGTTTCATTTGAATAAGTCTCAGGTGCTATGCCATAGAGTTCCAAAGCTTTTGGAGTACTTCCACCGCTTTGGTCTAATGCTGCAATAAAACCCTTACCATTCTTCATTCGTTCGAATTGCTCTTTTTGCATAATTTCAGCTCCTTAGATTAGTTTTAAGAACAGTAAATAAGAAAGCTCAACCCGTTAAATGGGTAATGAATCTTTCAATAGTTAGTATAGCATTCCGTAGTCTAAATTAAAAAAATAAGCTATTATAGAGTGCTTTTCCTTTGGGTGATTAGATGAAGAGAAGGGAAAAAAAGATACAAAAATTGAATAAAGGAGAAAAGCTATGATTCAAGCAAAAAATCAAAATATACCATCCGCACAAGTTAAATCTATTTTAGGAGTTATTTTAATGGGGTCCTTTGTGACCATATTAAATCAAACGCTTATGAGTACTGCTCTTCCAAGTATAATGAAAGAATTTTCGATTACTGCCACTCAAGGTCAGTGGTTAACGACGGCTTATATGCTGATCAATGGAATCATGGTACCTATTACGGCCTATCTCGTTAACCGCTTTACAACGCGACAACTGTACTTGTTTTCGATGATTGTTTTCTCAATGGGTACTTTTGTAGCGGCTACTGCTAATATTTATGCAGTACTGATCATTGGCCGAATGATTCAGGCAATAGGGGCAGGAATTGTTTTGCCATTATTGATGATTGTTATCTTATATCTTTTTCCAATTGAAAAAAGAGGTTCAGCAATGGGACTAGTTGGTTTAGCAATGAATTTCGCTCCAGCTATTGGACCGACATTTTCAGGATGGGTCGTACAAAACTACCATTGGAATATGCTGTTTTACTTCATTTTACCATTTGCTGTTATAGATGTTGTGGTTGCCTTCTTTGTTTTAAACAACGTTGGGGAAACGGGTCATCCGAAATTAGATGGTATCAGTGTCATTTATTCAACGCTAGGTTTTGGTGGGTTGTTGTTTGGACTTAGCAATGCATCTTCAAATGACTTTATAAGCGTTAATGTAGCTTTATCACTGATCATTGGAATTATTTCTTTAGTTCTATTAGTCAATCGCTCTAATCATTCAAAAGAACCTTTACTGAATTTTGGTATTTTTAAATATAAAGGGTATCGGTTAAATCTTATTATTTCATTTGTACTAACAGCTGGAATGTATGGAGCTATCATGTTGTTGCCGATTTATTTTCAAACTATCCGCGGGATGACGCCACTGGAATCAGGAATGATTCTTTTGCCAGGATCGATTCTTATGGCTATTATGAGTCCTGTCACGGGTAAAATGTTTGATAAATATGGCTCTAAAAGGTTAGCCATGAGTGGGCTATTACTGGTCACAATTGGAACTTTTATCATAGGACTGATTGATTTAAACACACCAATCAAATATATTGTCTTGCTTCAAATCGTTCGATCATTAGGCTTTTCACTGACATTGATGCCTATCCAAACAGCTGCTTTCAATGCTGTTCCATTAGAACTTGCAGCCCATGCATCAGCAATGTTTAATACGCAACGCCAGTTAGCGGGTTCAATGGGAACAGCTTTATTCGTTGTTGTGATGACAGTTGTTTCTCAAGAAGGTGTTGCACAGCAGCTATCAACTGAATTGTCTGATTTAGCAGGATTTCAAATGGTTTTCAAATTAGTAGGACTGTTTTCGCTAGTGGCCTTTATTATGACCTTATTCATTAAAGAGAATCCGTACTTACCAGATGCCAAACCGGCTAGAAATGTATAAGTTAAAGTAAAAAATCTTTGCCTAAAGGTAAAGGTTTTTTTCGTCGTTAAGGGTGTTTAATACTATGAAAAATTTTCAGATTGAAGAATTTATTTATTGTTACGATCAATTATTTCAATGTTAACTTTATTTTAAAAATAGAAATAGTGAGATGAAAAATAAATTTTGTGTGTGATATATATAAATAAGCTTAGAAAATAAAGTTTGTTTTATACGAATGAGATCCTTGACAAGGGTATTTAATAAGTATAAAGTTAAAAGTAAGTTGATTACAGTTGTAAACGAAAAAATAATTGAAATTAATAAGGAGAGATAAATATGGAAAAACATAAAGAACCATCAAATCATCATGATCATAGCGACATGGATCACAGCAGTATGGATCACAGCAGTATGAGCCATACTGGTGGGCATTCGGGACATCATGCAATGATGATTGAGGATTTCAAAAAAAGGTTTTGGGTCTCATTGATTCTAGCAGTTCCTATTTCTATTTTATCTCCAATGTTCCAAATGCTTTTTGGATATGAAATTCTTTTTTTAGGAGATAATATTCTGTTGTTTGTTCTATCAACTATTCTTTTTTTCTACGGAGGAAAACCATTTCTTACAGGAGCATGGAGTGAACTGAAATCACGAACCCCAGCAATGATGATGTTGATTTCGTTAGCGATCATTACAGCGTATTTCTACAGCACATTAACGACATTTTTTATTTCTGGTAGTGATTTTTTCTTTGAATTGGCTACTTTAATTGCTATTATGCTTCTTGGTCATTGGATCGAGATGAAATCAATTATGGGAGCTTCAAAAGCTTTAGAAGCGTTAATTAAATTAATGCCAAAAGAAGCACACAAAATTGATGAAGCGGGTAACATTATTGAAGTAACGGTAGAAGATTTAAAACCGGGGGATAAAATTCTTGTCAAATCAGGTGAAAAAATCCCTCTAGATGGCACTATTTATGAAGGAACATCTGCTATAGACGAATCCATGCTAACTGGAGAATCTTTACCGGTAGAGAAGAGCCCTGGAATGGATGCAATCGGTGCATCCGTTAATGGTGAAGGAGTTTTGAAAATCGAAGTGAATAAAGTCGGGAATGATACGTATCTATCTCAAGTTATTCAGTTAGTTCAAGAAGCTGAGACTACAAAATCTAAAGCACAAGGATTTGCTGATATTGCCGCCAAATGGCTCTTTTATGTAGCTGTCGTAGTTGGTTTAGTTACGGTTATTTATTGGTCAGTTACTGGTGATTTTGATTTTGCTTTAGAACGGATGGTGACCGTATTGATTATTGCTTGTCCACATGCATTAGGGCTCGCAGGACCTTTAGTGACTTCAAGATCAACTTCGATTGCAGCTAGTAAAGGGTTGTTGATCCGTAATCGGATTGCTTTTGAAGGAGCATATAAAATCGATAAAATCGTTTTTGATAAAACAGGCACGTTAACAGAAGGTAACTTTGGGATAACCGATATTCAGCCTGTTGAAGGGGTAAGCGAATCTGAATTATTAACTTTAGCTTATTCAGTTGAAACCCAATCAGATCATCCAATTGCTAAGGGTATCGTTAAAGAAGGTAAAGAACGCAAATTAGAAATCTATGATGTTAAAAATTACCGTAATTTAGCAGGTAAGGGATTAACAGCGACTGTAAAAGGAATAGAGATTTCAGTTGTCAGCCCAGGAGCTATGAGAAAAGATCAAATTTCTTTTGATGAAAAAAGCTATGAAACAATGGCTCAACAAGGAAAAACGGTTGTGTTCGTCTTGAAAAGCAATGAATTGCAAGGCATGATCGCATTAGCGGATATCATCAGAGAATCTTCTTATAAAGTAATCAAGCAGTTGAATGATTTAGGTATTGAGACCATCATGATGACCGGAGATAATAAAAAAGTGGCTAATTATGTAGGCGATAAATTAGGGCTTTCACAAGTAATCGCTGAAGTTCTTCCTCATGAAAAGTCTAAGAAAGTATCTGAATTAAAAGAAGATGGTAAAAAGGTAGCTATGATCGGAGACGGAATCAATGATGCTCCAGCTTTAGCAGAATCTGATGTTGGGATAGCAATAGGGGCAGGTACCGATGTTGCTATTGAAACCGCAGATATTATTTTAGTGAATAGCAATCCGGTAGATGTATTGAATATTATCAAATTATCTAAAGCTAGTCACAAAAAAACGATTGAAAACTTTATATGGGCAGCAGGGTATAATGTGATAGCTCTTCCACTAGCAGCAGGCGTTTTAATTAACCAAAATATTTTAATTACGCCAGCTATTGGAGCAGTTGTGATGTCTTTAAGTACCATTATTGTTGCAATAAATGCGCAAATGTTAAAAATTGATTGAACAAAGCTATTAACCCAGCAAATTATAGACCCATAATTTAAAGGATCAGAATGAAACCACTTTTTCAGTGGTTTTTTTTATGGACCAATTTAGTTAAATGGTATAATAAAAATATAGGAGTAATTTATAGCAAAAATGATAGTATCAACTTCAAATAGAGGAGGATCTTAAATGATTTATACCATTACATTAAACCCAACCATTGATCGGATGCTGTACCTTGATGGAGAGCTGACCAAGGAGAAGAATAACCGATTAGAGAGGGTCACATATGATTTAGGCGGTAAAGGGCATCATAATTCCTATGCAATGAGTAAATTAGGCGTAGAAAATCAGGCTCTAGGATTTTGTGGCACAACTAATTTAGGAGAACTTGAAAAGATATTAGAAGAAAAGGGTATCAACCATGACCTTGTTGAAGTTTATGGTAAACCAACTAGAGAAAGCTATGTTATTTTAGAAAAAAATGTAAGCGGTAGTGCCTTGATCACAGAAAAAGGCTCTGCTATTTCAAATTATGATAAAACGCTGTTATTTGATAAAATTGAAGAAAAAGTCGAAGAGGAAGATACAGTGCTGATTTCTGGTTCTATGCCTCCAGGCTTTGAA
Proteins encoded:
- a CDS encoding copper-translocating P-type ATPase yields the protein MEKHKEPSNHHDHSDMDHSSMDHSSMSHTGGHSGHHAMMIEDFKKRFWVSLILAVPISILSPMFQMLFGYEILFLGDNILLFVLSTILFFYGGKPFLTGAWSELKSRTPAMMMLISLAIITAYFYSTLTTFFISGSDFFFELATLIAIMLLGHWIEMKSIMGASKALEALIKLMPKEAHKIDEAGNIIEVTVEDLKPGDKILVKSGEKIPLDGTIYEGTSAIDESMLTGESLPVEKSPGMDAIGASVNGEGVLKIEVNKVGNDTYLSQVIQLVQEAETTKSKAQGFADIAAKWLFYVAVVVGLVTVIYWSVTGDFDFALERMVTVLIIACPHALGLAGPLVTSRSTSIAASKGLLIRNRIAFEGAYKIDKIVFDKTGTLTEGNFGITDIQPVEGVSESELLTLAYSVETQSDHPIAKGIVKEGKERKLEIYDVKNYRNLAGKGLTATVKGIEISVVSPGAMRKDQISFDEKSYETMAQQGKTVVFVLKSNELQGMIALADIIRESSYKVIKQLNDLGIETIMMTGDNKKVANYVGDKLGLSQVIAEVLPHEKSKKVSELKEDGKKVAMIGDGINDAPALAESDVGIAIGAGTDVAIETADIILVNSNPVDVLNIIKLSKASHKKTIENFIWAAGYNVIALPLAAGVLINQNILITPAIGAVVMSLSTIIVAINAQMLKID
- a CDS encoding MDR family MFS transporter, producing MIQAKNQNIPSAQVKSILGVILMGSFVTILNQTLMSTALPSIMKEFSITATQGQWLTTAYMLINGIMVPITAYLVNRFTTRQLYLFSMIVFSMGTFVAATANIYAVLIIGRMIQAIGAGIVLPLLMIVILYLFPIEKRGSAMGLVGLAMNFAPAIGPTFSGWVVQNYHWNMLFYFILPFAVIDVVVAFFVLNNVGETGHPKLDGISVIYSTLGFGGLLFGLSNASSNDFISVNVALSLIIGIISLVLLVNRSNHSKEPLLNFGIFKYKGYRLNLIISFVLTAGMYGAIMLLPIYFQTIRGMTPLESGMILLPGSILMAIMSPVTGKMFDKYGSKRLAMSGLLLVTIGTFIIGLIDLNTPIKYIVLLQIVRSLGFSLTLMPIQTAAFNAVPLELAAHASAMFNTQRQLAGSMGTALFVVVMTVVSQEGVAQQLSTELSDLAGFQMVFKLVGLFSLVAFIMTLFIKENPYLPDAKPARNV
- a CDS encoding acrylyl-CoA reductase family protein, with amino-acid sequence MNKFKALWADVIEEGKVVTKVKLLSKDDLPPGEVLIKVHYSGVNYKDALAATNSKNGVIRSYPIVPGIDLSGEVVESTTEDYSVGEKVIVTSYGLGINHLGGFSEYARVPKEWVVKLPQGLSLKEAMIIGTAGFTAGQSVQALEKNGLEKAMLPVLVRGATGGVGSMAVQILSKLGYPVEAESRKKAEQQDYLVAIGADKVIHPDESHLEKRKPLSKQRWQAVIDPVGGEYLSDYLAQLASNGGVALSGNAGGIKFEATVLPFILRGIDIYGINSVDFNLTERIALWNRLATDMKPEQLERMIDHQVTLEELPKSFAKIMAGEMKGRTLVKIV
- a CDS encoding glycosyltransferase family 2 protein translates to MISIIVSVQNVEKSLPKCLHSIKGQTYRNLQVILIDNGSIDKSSEICRKFTKSDSRFKVIHIESSNLSVAKNTGLSFDQDSEFYEDLLVTICQ
- a CDS encoding fructose bisphosphate aldolase, translating into MQKEQFERMKNGKGFIAALDQSGGSTPKALELYGIAPETYSNETEMFDLVHDMRTRLMTSPAFNSDTILGAILFEQTMDRKVEGLYTADYLWEKKGVVPFLKIDKGLAEETDGVQLMKPNPDLDELLKRANERHIFGTKMRSLIKEANPEAIKKVVTQQFEVGKQIIAAGLVPIIEPEVDINSKDKEQSETLLKDEILAQLDTLSESENVMLKLSIPTIDDFYKELIDHPKVIRVVALSGGYTREKANEALTRNHGLVASFSRALSEGLSAGQSSEEYNASLKESIKQIYNASIT
- a CDS encoding general stress protein, encoding MKFVKGSYLTLEEARIAVDEVVAEGYDRKLITLVTNRETADNLPNDLDVGVSIEHADNDGSEDESFMDKVKGIFTMSDDEAENANVDTTDDSYDEMDDGYEVDEAVLSDYKEDINSGSIVILVDDFSDEPGVQDPR
- a CDS encoding FAD-dependent oxidoreductase, whose protein sequence is MNQAYKTLDNNTPSGTTEINTTLHLDDGSTVEGDAFVIGLGVSPRVSLAEQTGLKTDDGVSVDEYLRTKDPSIWAAGNSAFYPDKISGKTRIKHVPDLAAVRAILSDPPTNPQSLKRMIRSK
- a CDS encoding metallophosphoesterase family protein, with translation MFIDRRLTEAYKKARVEEFDENSKYIFFSDVHRGNGNITDEFTRNRNVFLHALKYYYKNEFTYIEAGDGDELLEYSDFTFTKNAHSEVYNVIKNFFDDGRLIKLYGNHDIALKNPKFVKENYYTNYDEYTEEFFDFLKGIKPIEALVLRYKKTGQEILTVHGHQGDAPNDQFAFFTMLSLKFFWRFLHGFGIRNPTSPVKNVAKRHKIERNFNKWITKNKIMLICGHTHRFKYPKNKDLPYFNTGCCVYPTSITGIEIKEGKVQLIRWETQVSAKGVLIIQKDIMRGPEPIEEFDMTLEGWNKNNSKI
- a CDS encoding thioredoxin family protein, with translation MNTFSQASSIEEVLQVIKENTLVFVYISRENCGVCHAVQPRVQEMLKEFPSIKPIQVSADDIPEVASQFTVFTVPALLLFAEGKEVIREARFVVMDDLHKNFQRVVENS